The sequence TCGGCAAGCATGTCGGGGAGAATGTCCGCATCTGCGCCGTCGTCAAGGCCGACGCCTACGGACACGGCTCCGCCCGCTGCGCCCAGGCTCTCGAATCCGAAGGCGCGCCCTGGTTCGGAGTCACCGGCACCGAAGAAGCCATGGCTCTCCGCCAGGCCGGAATCAAGGCCCGCCTTCTCTTGATGACCGGCATCTGGAAAGGCGAAGAAGACGAAGTTGTCGCCAACCAGCTCACGCCGATCGTCTGGGAAAAATGGCACATCGATCGGCTCGAAGCCGCCGCCTCAAGAAAACAGACCACACTCCCCGTCCATCTCAAGATCGATACCGGGATGACCCGCCTCGGCGTATGCCCTGAAGCGTTGCCCGCGATCATTGCCGCGCTCGCTTCCAGCCCTCATCTCAAACTCGAAGGCGTGAGCACGCACTTCGCAACCGTCCGCGATCCCGAGAAGACGCGTAAACAAACCGCGCTCTTCGAAGGCGCTCTCGCCATTCTCGCCGCAAACAAATTGCAGCCCGCACTCATCCACATGGCGAACTCCGCCGCGACGCTCGCCCGTTCCGAAACCTGGAAGACCTTGATCCGTCCCGGCATCGCCCTCTACGGATACTCCAAAATTCGCACCGCCGGCACCAAACCTGTCGACGTCGCGACGCCGCTTCATCCCGTACTTGCCTGGAAGACCCGCCTGATCGCTCTGAAAGACGTTGCTCCCGGACAAGCCATCGGCTACGGCGGCACATTCGTCACCCAGCAGCGCAGCCGCATCGCGATCCTGCCCGTGGGCTACGCCGACGGCTTTCACCGCCTCCTCTCCAATCGCGGACGCGTCATCGTTCGCGGTGAATTCGCTCCCGTCGTCGGAAGCGTCTCCATGGACCTCACCACCGTTGACGTCACCAGCATTCCCGGCATCGATATCGGCGACGAAGTGATCCTGATGGGAGAAAGCAATAACAAAATCATCGATGCCGGAGAACACGCCCGCATCTGCGAAACCATCCCCTACGAAATCCTCTGCAGCATCTCCAAACGAGTCCCCAGAATCTACCTGTAGAGACCCTAGAGTAGAGACCCGGCTTGCCGCGTCTCCCCGCTGCTAAAATCAAGCTGATGCCCTCGCGCTACGCCCAATGGATGTATAACTGGGAAACCCGTCTCACCTCGGTCGATAACAACCGCGTGATCCGCCCCTTGGACTGGGGCGTCGAATGGACCCAGCACTGGCCCGGCCGCAATGGAGGCCCCTCCAGCCACTCGCCCGCCGACCTGCTCGCCTATTTCAAAACTTTCAACGACCACATCATCGAGAACAGCGACGCCTTCTACTCCTACCAGAAGCCAACCGACTTCCGTCTCGAGCGCCGTGAAGTCCAGGTCTTCAGCACTCGCGCCGTTCCCGACCCAAAGTTAGAAGAGAAAGTTCGTGGCACGTACGCCGACTTCCTCCGCTTCACTTCGCCCGTACGAACTCCCTATCCCGAGAACGATCTAGCCAACGCCCGCTGGTTTCCCGCTGAAGAAAAAAAACATGCAGGACAATCCCGCCGCGCCGTAGTCCTTCTCCCGCACTGGAACGCCGACGCCCTCGCCTATAACTCCCTGTGCCGCGCCTTCAACTGGATGGGCATCTCCGTCCTGCGTCTAAGCCTGCCGCATCACGACATTCGCCGTCCCAAAGAAATTCATCGCGCCGACTACGCCGTCTCCGCCAACATTGGCCGCACCATGGACGCCATGCGCCAGGGCGTCATCGACGTCCGCTGTTGTCTCGACTGGCTCGAATCGCAAGGCTACAACCGCTTCGGCATCGTCGGTACCAGCCTCGGATCCTGTTACGCCTTCATTGCCACCGCCCACGATCCGCGCATCAGCGTTGCCGCCTTCAATCACGCTTCTACTTATGTCGCCGACGTAGTCTGGCACGGACAATCCACCCGCCACGTTCGCGAGGGATTGGAGCCCGCGATTCAACTCGACGATCTTCGCAACGTATGGCGTGCCGTCAGCCCGATGGTCTACTTCGACAAATTTTCCCGATGGCCCCGCAAATCGCTGATCATCTATGCGCGCTACGATCTGACCTTCTTACCCGAGTTATCCGAAGCCGTCGTCGACGAATTCGCCCGCCACAAACTCAACCACAAAGTAGTCGTCCTCCCCTGCGGCCACTACACCATGGGAGAAACTCCCTTCAAATACATGGACGGCTGGCAACTAGGAAACTTCCTGAGAACCGCCTTCGACTAACAAAAAACCTATGTGGCGCGGGCGCCCCCGCCCGCGAACCCATGAAGTCTCACGAGGTCCTTACTGCACAGTGAAACTTCCCCTGGCAATTGCCGAACCGCCCTTGGTCTTCAACGAGACCTTAGCCGGTGAGGTGACGCCTGCCGGCACCGTTGCCGTCACCGCCGTGTCGGAAACCACGTTGAAAACGCCCGGCCCCAGAACCACACGGCCAATGGTGACGCTCGTGGTCTGCTTCAGGCTCATGCCGGTAATTGTGATCACAGTTCCCACCGGCCCGCTCTTCGGATTAAAGTCCGAGATGGAGGGAAGCACTTTGAACGTCTGCGGCGTTACCAGGTCGCCGGTTGGCATGCTGACTTTGACTGGGCCAGTCATCGCGCCCGCCAGGGGCGAAATGATCGCCGCGGTATCGTTGATCGGGATGAGCTTCCCCGGCCCGCCTCCAAACGTGACCCCGGTAGCGCTTAAGAAACCTTGTCCCAGGATTCCCGCCGCATCCCCAACGTGACCCGACGTGATGATGACGAGTGAGATGAAGGGCTTCAGACTGGCGTCATAACTGTAAAGAACGCCGTAGGCCGGCTGTTGGCTTCCTCCGTGATTCGTCGTGCCGTAGATGATCCCATTGGTATGCAACACAGGTGTGGACATCGGCGTGTCGCCGCTGGATGTGCCAAAGTCGTGCAGCACGGTAAAGGTTGTTCCCTGCGTATTGATCTTGAACAGAGTGCCTTGGCTGTTGGCTCCTCCCCTCGTGGCGACGCTGTACAGGAACCCGTCACTTCCCTGGACCATTCCGGCCGGCGGATTCTCGCCCTCGATAGCCTGAAAGCTGTGCAGCGTCTTGTAACCACCGCCGGTGGCCGACATCACGAATACGCTCCCGAACCCGTTCGCGCCTCCCCAATTTGTAGTGCCGTAGAGCTTTCCGTCCGCCGCTTGCAGGACGGGGCCAGCAGGGTTCTTTCCCTCGGTTCCAGAGGTGCCAAAACTGTGGACGATCTTCAGTACTCCCTTTGTCGTCAGCCGGAACACTGTGCCTTGATTAAACGTGCCACCATTCGGAGTCGTCCCATAAAGATTTCCATCCGTACCCAGAATGAGGGGCGCAATTGTCTGTGAGGGTAGCGTTGCGATAACCGAGAACGCCCCGGTGGACAAATTGATCTTGTACGCTTTGCCCGGATTCGTCCCGTTGTCGGTAACTCCGTAAATATTCCCATCTGGTGCCTGGATGGGTGGAGCCCAGGGGAATGCGCCGTCGGTGCCATCGGTGAAGTTGTACAGGATGGTCATGACTCCGTCGCGATACTTGAAAACTGTGCCTTTATCCGACGTGCCGCCTCGTTCCGTCGCCCCGTAGAAGTTGCCGTCCCATCCGAAACTCAGTCCCGACTGCGGCGTGTTCCCATCCGGTTTGCCGAGAAAGTCGTAGAGATCGAGCACGGTTCCGTCGGGTGCGATGCTGAAGACCGAGCCATCGTGGGACAGCTGCGTTTGCAGCGTTCCATAGAGGCTGCCGTCCAATCCTTGTGTGAGCAATGCGGGGCCCATCGGATTGGCTCCTTCCTGGTGCCAGTCAAAGTTGTGCACTTCGGTGTACTGCGCGTGCAGCAGCGGACTGACAGCAAGAAGAACGAATGCAAGAACGAAACGGATGGATCGGGCGGCTACGAAGGGACTCATATGCTACTCCTTATTGAGTAATGTGCGAAACCAGACCCAATTGGCTCACGCTCCACAAAAAAAAGCCGGCACGAAATCGTTAATTTCGACCTAACCCCCGTATTTTCAGCTCACAGAAAAACATGTGGCGCGGGCGCCCCCGCCCGCGAACCCCGAATCTCTCCCCCGCCCCGACAGGGACCACGAGTGCACCCGTCCTACATGACGTTGGAAGTACATCAATCATCCCGTAGCCGCCAGCGTCAAAATCCTTTTTCAAAACGCAAGCTCGTCGGCGTAGCCTGCCAAAGTGCTCGATGAGAGGAGCGGTCATGAAAAGGCTAAAGCTCGCAGTATTGGTCTGCGCCACAGTCACGCTGATGTTGGGGGATACGACCAGGAAAGAGATCATCGCGTGCACTCCGCAACAAGTGCGATGGTTCACGCCGTCGTACTACACCGATGGCCGCGAGCGAGCGCAGTTATTCGGCGACTCAAGCCGCGGCGGTGCATGGATCGATCGTGTCAGGATGCCCGCCGGCAAACGCGTCCTCGCGCATACGCACCCGCAGGACGAACTCGTCACGGTCATCGAAGGAACTTGGTATGTGGGCCAGGGAACAAGATTCAACTCCAAAGAGCTGAAAGCGTATCCGCCGGGCAGTTTCATCGTCATTCCGGCCGGCATAGCTCATTTTGTTGAGGCGAAGGACGGTACCGTAATCGTTCAACTCAACGGCAATGGCAAATTTCACACGGACTATGTTGAGAAATAGAGATTGCCAAGCCATGCATTTGTGTTCGCGGGCGCCCCCGCCCGCGAACACTATACCGCTCCTCAACTTCAACAGGGTGCACTCGTTCCCCCGCCCATCTTGCTCTTGGGTGGCGCAGCGGTTCACCGCTGCGATCAAGACTGTCTTTGTATGAAATGAGACCATAGCCCCCGCCCGCGAACTCTATACCGCTCCTCAACTTCAACAGGGAGTAACTCGTTCCCCCGCCCATTTTGCTTTTGGGTGGCGCAGCGGTTCACCGCTGCGATCAAGACTGTCTTTCTAGGAGAGAGGGCTTTAGCCCCGCCGGCCCCGACTATAGATCGGAGCGCAGCCGCCAGTGCACTACCGTTTAGAGAGGACAAGAACGGGAGGGCACGACTTCAGTCGTGCCGCCGAGTTCGCTAGAGACGAGGGGCTTTAGCCCCGGAGGTAATAGGAGTTACATTAAGGGACGCCTTCCCCGTTGCGCGGCATCTCGAAGATCACGACCAAGAGGGAGTAATTGCAGTGGAACCATTTCGAATTCAAGTCGCGGATGACGTGCTCAATGATTTGCGGGGACGGTTGCGCCAAACAAGATGGCCCGACCAGGTACCCGGCATCGACTGGAAACAAGGCACCGAGTTGAACTGGCTGCGACGCCTCGTGTCCTACTGGGCCGACGAGTTCGACTGGCGTAGCTGGGAGCGAAGGCTCAACGCGCTGAACCACTTCACCTGGGAGGGCATCCACTTTGTGCACCAGCGTGCGACATCCGGTAGTGGTGTGCCGCTCATTCTCACGCACGGCTGGCCCGGCAGTTTCCTCGATTACGTGCCGATGCTGCCGATGCTCGAACACTTCGACGTGGTCGTACCCTCCCTGCCCGGTTATGGTTTTTCGCCGCGTCCACCCAAAGTCGGCATCAACTATCGGTACGTCGCGGATCGCTTGCACCGGCTCATGTCTGAGCTTGGGTATTCGCGTTACGCCGCGAGCGGTTATGACTTTGGCGCCGGAGTAACGACGATCCTTGCGTTCGACCATCCCCAGTCGGTGGTCGGGATCCATCTCACCACACTGGAATCGGATCTCGCCCCCGTGGTGGACGACAAGGATCTATCCGATGCTGAGCGTTCGTACCTCGCGGTGAATCGGGCCTGGGATGTGACGGAGCGCGGATACAGCGCGATCCAGTCCACCAAGCCGCAGACGGTTGGCTATGGACTCAACGACTCCCCGGCAGGGCTCGCGGCGTATCTCGGCGAGAAGTGGCACTCGTGGAGCGACGTTACCCCGGCCGACGACTTCCTCTGCGCCACGTTCACTCTGTACTGGATCACCCAGAGCATCACTTCGTCGATGCGCGACTATTGGGACAATCGCTGGCACCCGGTCGATCCCGCTTACATCAGCACGCCCACCGCGTTTGGTCTGTTCGCGCACCAGAAAGTTCCCGAGGGTGACCTGCCTCGCTCGTATTTGGAACGCCTATACAACATCCAGCGCTGGACCGTCTTTCCGCGCGGCGGCCACTTCGCCCACGCTGAGGAACCAGCAGCAGTAGCAGCAGACCTGACCACCTTCTTCCGTACCCTAAGCTGAGGGCCATGCAACAAGTCGGAGCCCTGGCACGAGGAAGATTTGAAAAGCCTATGTGGCGCGGGCGCCCCCGCCCGCGAACTCTATACCGCCCCTCGACTTCAAGAGGGGCTGCTCGCCCCAGAACCCTAGCTCCATCCCGTAGCTCTGAAAGCCAACCACGCTTACCCTAGATTCGCGAGCAACTTGGCGCCCGCACCCTCGGGTTGCCCGGGCCACCCGCCAGCCAGCAGGAAAGCGACGATTATTGTCGTTCCGTGTGAATCGGATTCAATATTAAAACTCCCGCCCAGATCGGCAACACGCTCGCGCATCCCGCTAAGACCGACTCCCACATTGGTGATATGTAGGTCAGAACTTTGCATCAACCTCGCGGGCATGCCCTGTCCGAAATCTTGCACCCTTAGCAGTGCCTGGTTTTCTGTGATGGTCAGGCCGATCTCCACTGAAGAACTGCCGGAATGTCGGTGGACATTCGTGAGACTCTCTTGCAAGATGCGGAAGAGTGCGATTTCTGTTAATTCGGGGAGTCGATCCATACCGTCGGGTAAGGCCAGCCTGACTTCAATCCCGCTTCGTTTTGCGAATTCATCCGTGAACCAGCGGGCTGCGGAAGCAAACCCAACCTCATCCAACAGGGGAGGATGTAAGAGGCAAGAAAGAGTACGGGTTTCGACGATGCTGCGTTCGACCGATTCCAAAGCGTCTGCCAATGCTTCGGTTTGGCTCGGTGCAGCGGAACCACTCAGGGAGTCCAAATTCATTTTTATGCTGACCAAATACTGCCCCAAACTGTCGTGAAGATTGCGAGCAATTCTCCTGCGCTCTTCATCCTGCAAACGCATAAGCTGGACCGAGAGGTGCCTGAGCATGGCGGTGCGACTCTGGACCGCAGACTCAAGTTCTCCGTTTGCAAGGCGCAACTCACTTTCGCTTTTCCGGAGCGCTTCTTCCGCCCGTTGGCGTTCCGTTACGCTTTCCCGCAAGGCTTCCTCCGCCCGCTTGCGCTCAGTGACATTGTAGAAACAGTTGATCGCGCCCCGGATTTCTCCTTGGTCATCCGTGAGCGGAGCGATATTCACAATGACGACAATGCGTGAGCCATCGGGCCGTTCAATATGTACTTCCGCATCATGCATCCACGGTATCTTGCCACTCAACACGTCCCCCATAGGGCATTGCTCGTGCGGCATGAAACTACCGTCTGGGCGGTACATCTTGAACGAGCCGCAAAACCGCTCGTCGGTATCACCGCGTTCCGGCTTGCGGCCCCACAGTTCCGCTGCGCGATTGTTGTAATCCCGGATTACGCCGGAAACATCACAGGAATAGACGGCGACGGGGGCCAAATCGAACAAGGTACGATAGCGCCCTTCACTTTCGAGCAGATCGTGTTCGGCCCGCTGGAGATCGACAGCCCTTTCATCTCGGAGCGTTCGATTGAGCTTCGTAGTTGAGGCTCCGCCTACCTCGGTCATCCAGCAGTTCACGGAAGCGGGCATCGATTGTGGAGCTTGCTGCTTGAATGTGCTCATGAGTAAAACAGATAATGCACCAAGGCCGTGGACAGGTATGCTCACTTTTGATCATGGCTCCTTCAACAAGAGCGATAGGATCCTTTTCTTAAACACGGGCCGAGCTTCGAGCCTGAGCAGTGGACCTCGAGGAGTTGGTTTCAAGCCTCTCTCATCAAGAAAAGGGATCCAGCCTCAGCTTTCGCGCCCTCCGGCCGCGCAGGGGAAGCCGCCAAGACCCTCGTGATTTCCTGGAGAAGCTTTTTGATCGGCTGTCCCTTTTGCCAAAAAGCATCGGCCTTAATCACGGCCATATCTTGCCCAAGAACGTACCCTCCGCTCATGGCGACGATTGCGATGTGCGGAAAGCGCTGGCGTACGATCGTCAGAAATTCAAGTCCTGACATCCGAGGCATATGCAAATCCGAGATGATTACATCAGGCAAGGATTGGCTGAGCGCGAGTATTCCGTCCAGTCCGTCTGCGGCGGTGAGAACGTCATAGCCCTCGTTCTCTAGAATGGCTTTGGTGG is a genomic window of Acidobacteriota bacterium containing:
- the alr gene encoding alanine racemase is translated as MNAPRRDRSPTTTSPNWAEVSLDALRHNYRAVGKHVGENVRICAVVKADAYGHGSARCAQALESEGAPWFGVTGTEEAMALRQAGIKARLLLMTGIWKGEEDEVVANQLTPIVWEKWHIDRLEAAASRKQTTLPVHLKIDTGMTRLGVCPEALPAIIAALASSPHLKLEGVSTHFATVRDPEKTRKQTALFEGALAILAANKLQPALIHMANSAATLARSETWKTLIRPGIALYGYSKIRTAGTKPVDVATPLHPVLAWKTRLIALKDVAPGQAIGYGGTFVTQQRSRIAILPVGYADGFHRLLSNRGRVIVRGEFAPVVGSVSMDLTTVDVTSIPGIDIGDEVILMGESNNKIIDAGEHARICETIPYEILCSISKRVPRIYL
- a CDS encoding abhydrolase domain-containing 18, whose protein sequence is MPSRYAQWMYNWETRLTSVDNNRVIRPLDWGVEWTQHWPGRNGGPSSHSPADLLAYFKTFNDHIIENSDAFYSYQKPTDFRLERREVQVFSTRAVPDPKLEEKVRGTYADFLRFTSPVRTPYPENDLANARWFPAEEKKHAGQSRRAVVLLPHWNADALAYNSLCRAFNWMGISVLRLSLPHHDIRRPKEIHRADYAVSANIGRTMDAMRQGVIDVRCCLDWLESQGYNRFGIVGTSLGSCYAFIATAHDPRISVAAFNHASTYVADVVWHGQSTRHVREGLEPAIQLDDLRNVWRAVSPMVYFDKFSRWPRKSLIIYARYDLTFLPELSEAVVDEFARHKLNHKVVVLPCGHYTMGETPFKYMDGWQLGNFLRTAFD
- a CDS encoding IPT/TIG domain-containing protein, with amino-acid sequence MSPFVAARSIRFVLAFVLLAVSPLLHAQYTEVHNFDWHQEGANPMGPALLTQGLDGSLYGTLQTQLSHDGSVFSIAPDGTVLDLYDFLGKPDGNTPQSGLSFGWDGNFYGATERGGTSDKGTVFKYRDGVMTILYNFTDGTDGAFPWAPPIQAPDGNIYGVTDNGTNPGKAYKINLSTGAFSVIATLPSQTIAPLILGTDGNLYGTTPNGGTFNQGTVFRLTTKGVLKIVHSFGTSGTEGKNPAGPVLQAADGKLYGTTNWGGANGFGSVFVMSATGGGYKTLHSFQAIEGENPPAGMVQGSDGFLYSVATRGGANSQGTLFKINTQGTTFTVLHDFGTSSGDTPMSTPVLHTNGIIYGTTNHGGSQQPAYGVLYSYDASLKPFISLVIITSGHVGDAAGILGQGFLSATGVTFGGGPGKLIPINDTAAIISPLAGAMTGPVKVSMPTGDLVTPQTFKVLPSISDFNPKSGPVGTVITITGMSLKQTTSVTIGRVVLGPGVFNVVSDTAVTATVPAGVTSPAKVSLKTKGGSAIARGSFTVQ
- a CDS encoding cupin domain-containing protein, giving the protein MKRLKLAVLVCATVTLMLGDTTRKEIIACTPQQVRWFTPSYYTDGRERAQLFGDSSRGGAWIDRVRMPAGKRVLAHTHPQDELVTVIEGTWYVGQGTRFNSKELKAYPPGSFIVIPAGIAHFVEAKDGTVIVQLNGNGKFHTDYVEK
- a CDS encoding epoxide hydrolase, giving the protein MAVEPFRIQVADDVLNDLRGRLRQTRWPDQVPGIDWKQGTELNWLRRLVSYWADEFDWRSWERRLNALNHFTWEGIHFVHQRATSGSGVPLILTHGWPGSFLDYVPMLPMLEHFDVVVPSLPGYGFSPRPPKVGINYRYVADRLHRLMSELGYSRYAASGYDFGAGVTTILAFDHPQSVVGIHLTTLESDLAPVVDDKDLSDAERSYLAVNRAWDVTERGYSAIQSTKPQTVGYGLNDSPAGLAAYLGEKWHSWSDVTPADDFLCATFTLYWITQSITSSMRDYWDNRWHPVDPAYISTPTAFGLFAHQKVPEGDLPRSYLERLYNIQRWTVFPRGGHFAHAEEPAAVAADLTTFFRTLS
- a CDS encoding PAS domain S-box protein, with protein sequence MSTFKQQAPQSMPASVNCWMTEVGGASTTKLNRTLRDERAVDLQRAEHDLLESEGRYRTLFDLAPVAVYSCDVSGVIRDYNNRAAELWGRKPERGDTDERFCGSFKMYRPDGSFMPHEQCPMGDVLSGKIPWMHDAEVHIERPDGSRIVVIVNIAPLTDDQGEIRGAINCFYNVTERKRAEEALRESVTERQRAEEALRKSESELRLANGELESAVQSRTAMLRHLSVQLMRLQDEERRRIARNLHDSLGQYLVSIKMNLDSLSGSAAPSQTEALADALESVERSIVETRTLSCLLHPPLLDEVGFASAARWFTDEFAKRSGIEVRLALPDGMDRLPELTEIALFRILQESLTNVHRHSGSSSVEIGLTITENQALLRVQDFGQGMPARLMQSSDLHITNVGVGLSGMRERVADLGGSFNIESDSHGTTIIVAFLLAGGWPGQPEGAGAKLLANLG
- a CDS encoding response regulator produces the protein MPQFRYRILVVDDEPAIRETTKAILENEGYDVLTAADGLDGILALSQSLPDVIISDLHMPRMSGLEFLTIVRQRFPHIAIVAMSGGYVLGQDMAVIKADAFWQKGQPIKKLLQEITRVLAASPARPEGAKAEAGSLFLMREA